GCGATGCGAACGGTGCTCCAAGGAATCGACGTGCGCAACCCGGCTTTGCCGGTGACGCAGGCCTTCGCTCTGCACGGAGCGGTTCAGGCGCGGGTGCTCGCGCAGAACCTTCGCGCCGCTTTCCCGTCCTCGAAGTTCGCGGCGGCTGGGGCGAAACAGCTGCTCGTCACGGCGCGTCCGAACGACCTCACCCAGATCAAAGCGGCGATCGACGCGCTCGACACGCCGAGCGCGACACCGCCGCCGGCGGCGCTGTCCGCCGAAGCGGTGCCGGTATTGCGCCGCCTGCCGCATGACGTCGCGCGGTCGCTCGCAGCGCAGATCCCGGGGCTTCACGTGGCCGTCTCCGGGAGCGCGGTCGTTCTCTCGGGTTCGCCGGACGCGGTTTCGCGCGGCAAGGCGCTCGTCGCACAGCTGGATCTTCCGAACTTCGGCGAGCGCTACACGCAAGTCTATCGCATCCGCACGCTGGACGCCGCTTCGGTGGCTGATCTCCTGCGCCGCAGTTTTCGGGACCTCGAGGTCAGCGTCGATGTGTCGCTCAACGCGCTCGCGGTCACCGGGACCGCTGCGCAGCAGCAACGCATCGCAGACGCGATCACACAGCTCGACGCAGCGCCGAGCACCCAAGGCGTAGGTGTCCAATCGGGCGCATACGGTGGCGGCTCCACGGAGGTGGTGACGCTACGGTCGTTCGTCCCCGGCCAGACGACCGGCGGCGTCGACGCGGTTACCTCGTTCACGCAAGCGTTGCAGGTGATCACGCCGGACGTTCGGGTCGTGCCGCTGCCGACGCCGGGCCAGATCGCGCTCGTCGGGCCGCCCGCGAGCGTTCGCTCCGCGCGCGAGTTCCTCGACAAGGTCGACGTCGTGCCGCCGCTCGTCGTGCTCGACACCGAAGTGCTTGAAGTCGACGAAAGCGTCGCCAAGAACATCGGCCTTCAGCTCGGCACTGCCGCCCTCAGCACGACGTTCACGGAAATGCAGCCGCCGCCGAACGCGGACGGTTCGCCGCCCCGCCTCGGGCGATTTCAAGCGCTCTCGCGCACGCCGATCTCGTTTACGGCGCAGCTGAACCTTCTCGTGCAGAACGGCAAAGGCCGCGTGCTCGCCGATCCGCGCATCACGACCCTTTCGGGGCGCACCGCCTCCATCCGCGCCGGCGACACGATCTCCATCCTCACGACGACCGCCGGCAACGCCGGAACGATTGCGACCACGCAGGTTCAAAGCTTTCAAACCGGCGTGACCCTGGACATCACGCCCTCCGTCTCGCCCGACGGTGGCGTCACCGTCGCCTTGCATCCGGTCGTGAACAGTCTGATCGGCACAAACGCTGGCGTCCCCGAGATCAGCACCCGCGACACGCAAACGACCGTGCACCTTCAGGACGACGAGACGCTGGTCATCGGCGGCTTGATTCAGGAGAACGACACCCGGACGACGACCAAGATCCCGCTGCTGGGCGACGTGCCGCTCGTCGGCCGCGTGTTCCGCAACGACAACGTGCAGGGTCAGCGCAACGAGCTGATCATCGTCGTCACGCCGCACATCGTCAAGCCCGGCAAGTCCATCCTTCCCGGTCCGCCGCTGCAGGTGGTGCCGACGCCGGCCGCGCTCCCGACCTTGCCGCCGAACACGCGCCTCCCCGCACCGAGCGGCCAGCTGCCAATGAGACGGATGACATCCGCAATCGTAGCAGCGACGCCGGCGCCGATTGCGGTGGCTTCGCCTGGGCCTCGCGCGGCTGTGACGCCGGCGCCGGTGCCGACAGCCTTCGCCCAAACGAACGTATTCACGTTCGGCGCCGCGCCGCAAAGCAATTTCGCGAAACCGACCGATCCGGTTCAGATTTTCTACGCGACGCTTTCACCGACCGTGGTTTCGAACGGAAGCTCGGTGCGCGTCGCCGCCGTGACCACGGCGAACGCGACGACGGTCAAGTTGCAGATCGGCACGCAGAGCATCGGCCTTGCGCAAACCGCGCCCGGCCAATGGCAGGCATCGTTCCCCTTTCCGCTCGCGGCGCTTGCACCCGGACAAACCGCCGTAACGGCGTCTCTTGTCGCGAGCCGGTCGGACGGCACATCTGCCACCGTCCCAATTCCGCTCAATGTAGCGTCGTCCTGAGCGCCCTTCGGACTTCGCTTAGCGAGGGACGCACAACGAGGGGCTAATGTGCGCTGTATGCGATGCCGGGTCTATCCGGAAATAGCGCTCGCAACACGGCTATCGCTGCGATGTATGGAAACGCTACCGGTCTGCAGTGCTAGCGGTGTGGCATTGTTTGTTCCCGGACGCTCGGGAAGCCGGGCCGCGAGTGGGGAGCGCCGCCGCCAGGCGCGGTCTACCTACGGCGTGCACGCAAAGCGGCATTTCGCGCAAGGTTTTGTGAACGAAAGGATTAAGAGACCGATGAAGGGCCTGCTCGCTTGGGCTGCCCGCTATACCTGTCATTTCCTTGATTTGAAAGTGAGGTGGGTGTGAGCACTCCTGCTTTTCGTGTGAGTGATGCGCAGTTGCGACTAGTCATCGAGCACTACGAACGCGCTGCGCCATTGATTGCGGCAAATTTTCCGAATGCGCCGCTCGTGGCGGCGTACTATGCGCACGGGTTGGAAGAGCGCCCTACGTACTCGGGCGGCTGGCAAAAGCCGCTGCCGGAATCCGTTCACACGGTGCACGTCGAGACGTCCAGCGGGAAGCACCTCTATCCCGGCTGCACCGAGAACGCGATCTTGTGGCTGGTGCACGGCTATGCCGTCGGGATCCAGTCGTGGACGCCGAGCGCGCGCGATCCGGAGTCGGTGGGGTTCGCGCGGTTGCTGCTGCGCCCCGTCGCCGGCGCGGATCAGATGATGCTGAAAGAGGCGCTGCTGGCGATGCGAACGGCGCTGTTCTCGCGTGGCAACGGGCTGGAAGCGATTCCTATGCTCGATGGGCCCGACGCCGCTGCGCTGTTCGTTCCGCTATCGGACGCGCCGACCTATGAGGCGGTTCGTGGGTGGCTGCACGAGCTTGTCGGCCATGCGATCGAAACGCATCCCGCGCTGCTCGTCGGCGAGCGGCATCCCGATGAGAAGTTCGAGGCCGCGCGGATTCAGTGCACCTTCGTGTCGGATGCCGTCGGGCATTCGAGCGCGCTGCCGTACTCCCTCTCCGGACCGTCGGAGCTTCCGATGGTGACGCCGTTCAGGTGGGAGGAGCTCGGCACGATGGAGCACGGGAAATTCAACGCGAAGAACTCGGCGGAGCGACTTCAGAACGGCGACGTCTTCGCGCAGCTGGTCGCGGAGATCGGCCTTCAGCGGTTCGCGGACGCCGTGCGGTAAATGTCAGTCGTTCCGCCGTATCTGTTGGAGGCGCTCGAGCGGCATCCGAGCGAGCGCGTGCGGACCGCGGCGCAGCGGACGCGCTCGGCGCGCGTGCCGCACGAGCAGCCGACGCGGCCGGCGGCGCGGATCGCGGTCCATCGGCCGCACCCCAAGCACCGGTTGATTTACGACGATCGTCACGAACAGGTGTTGCCGGGCGTTCTCGTGCGGAGCGAGGCCGAGCCGAGCAGCGGCGACGGCGACGTCGACCGCGCGTACGACATGGCCGGAGAGACGCTCGACTTCTACGCAGCGGTCTTCGGCCGGGACTCGATCGACGATCGCGGCATGCACGTCATCTCCACGGTTCACTACGGAGAGCGGTATCTGAACGCGTTCTGGGACGGCGCGCAGATGGTGTACGGCGACGGGGACGGTGAAGTGTTCGCGAGCTTCACCACGTGTCTTGACATCACGGCGCACGAGCTCACGCACGGTGTGACCCAGGCGGACGTCGGGTTCGTCTATGACGGCGAGACGGCGGTGCTGTGCGAGTCGATCGCGGACGTCTTCGGGTCGCTGGTGAAGCAACGCATGCTGGGGCAGACGGCGGATGAAGCGGACTGGGTGCTCGGCTCGGGCATCTACGGCTCGGGGATCAAGGGCGTCGGGTTGCGGTCGATGGCATCACCGGGCTCGGCATACGATGATCCCTTGCTCGGCGGTCGCGATCCTCAAGTGGCTCACATGCGCGACTACGTCGAGCTGGGGACGACGGAACGGACGGCTCACCGGAACTGCGGCATCCCGAACCATGCGTTCTACCTTTTCGCGAAGGCCGTGGGCGGGAACGCGTGGGACGTCGCGGGACACGTGTGGTACGACGCTTTGCGTTCCGGACTGCACCGCGCGTGCGAGTTTCGCGGCTTTGCGCTTGCCACGGCGGAGGCGGCGCGGTCGCACGGCGCACCCGTCGTGGAGGCGCTTCACCACGCGTGGCGCAGCGTCGGCGTCAGCGTCCCTCAGCGGGCGGCGTCGGCGGGTTAGTCCCGGCTGGGGCGGTCGACCGGCCCGCGGTTCGGATGATGATCCCGTCGTGCTCCGGCACCGCGATTGCGTCGAAGGAGCGGACGAGGTCGTCCATTGCCGCCCGGATCTCTTCGCGCGTGGCGCCGCCACCGGCGCCCGCTCTGCGGAGCGCGCCTTCGACCAAGACCATGGCAACGTCGAGCGTGAGCGCCGGCATCTCGCTCCACGGGACTTGTCCGACCAGGTCGCGCTGTGCGGCGAATCCCTGGCGCTGCAGCTCCGAGCGGATCACGAACGCTCGCTTTTCGGGGCCGTGCGTGCGGTTCCAGATCAGGTCTTGAAGCCGGTCGTGGACCGGGCCGCCCTTGAAGAGCTCGCGGCACTCGTAGGAGTCGACGTCGTTCTGCAGCGCCTGGATGAGATCGTCGACGGTCCAGAAGGCGACGTCGTGCGCCTGGAGCTCGCTGAAGAACGTCTGTTCCTGTTTGATACCGGGGGCGACGATTACGGCGGCCGTCGCGTCGTAGCGGCCGCGAAACTTCGCCGGCTCGGAGGGCGGGACGTTCTCGGCGATGCCGGAGTGGGCGGTCTTGCATTCCAGGATCGCGCGGTATCCGAGAGGTCCGAGCGGAGCGTCGAGCGTGCCGTCCGGTGCGTCGTGACCGCCGATGTGCGTGGCGATAAAGCCCATCAGGGTGAACGCGTCGCATGCGGCACGCTCGAAAGCGGTCGGATCGTCGCCGACGGAGGTGGAGCGCAGAAGGGCTGAGATCGCCGCCAGCGTTTCGGCGGAGATGTTTCGCGGGCGCGGCGCGAGGGTGGCTGGAGGCCAATCGTCCACGGGATGGTTCACGCGGAATGCGAGGGTCACCGGGTCCTGAACGACCTCCGGCCGCCGGCCACGGGTGACTTCGCGCTGGATGTACTGCGTCAAGTCGACGTAGATGTTTTCCGGGGTCATCGTGGCGGGAAATACACCGCTCGCGACGCCGGCGCGCAGGAGGGCCTCTGCGTTGCGTGGCTTGCCGTCTTCGAGGATCGCCAGCGCGGAAGCGAGGTGGGTGTTCGCACGCACCTCCATGATTTCAGGCGATGCGTCGGCATGTGGATCTGCCATTTGGTGTAAGTATGCCGAGGTTCGAGCGAGGCCCTTGGCTGCGAGCTAGCGTTTCGCGATCTCATATCGTCGTGGCGGGCCGAGGATGCGCCGCGCAGTGCGCTCGCGGACTGGCGCCTAAATCAGTGATAGAAATGTATCCGTCTCGCGGCCGAGGAACGGTCGCATGCCGGACTTCCCATGGCGGCAGCGGGACGGGAAGATGCGGAACGTGAGCGCGGGACGGGTGCAGGACATTTGTGAACGTAGCGCTCGACATGCCGCTCGGCGCAACGGATTTCGAGCGGCTGAGCCGTGTCGCCGATCGGCACGGTTGAGGGTTCGAGAACCATCTGCGGCTCTCAAACTGCGGATCGGCGGGATGATGATCACCCTCCTGCTTTGACTATTCCGACGCATTC
The window above is part of the Candidatus Eremiobacterota bacterium genome. Proteins encoded here:
- a CDS encoding M4 family metallopeptidase; the protein is MSVVPPYLLEALERHPSERVRTAAQRTRSARVPHEQPTRPAARIAVHRPHPKHRLIYDDRHEQVLPGVLVRSEAEPSSGDGDVDRAYDMAGETLDFYAAVFGRDSIDDRGMHVISTVHYGERYLNAFWDGAQMVYGDGDGEVFASFTTCLDITAHELTHGVTQADVGFVYDGETAVLCESIADVFGSLVKQRMLGQTADEADWVLGSGIYGSGIKGVGLRSMASPGSAYDDPLLGGRDPQVAHMRDYVELGTTERTAHRNCGIPNHAFYLFAKAVGGNAWDVAGHVWYDALRSGLHRACEFRGFALATAEAARSHGAPVVEALHHAWRSVGVSVPQRAASAG